The Pontibacter pudoricolor genome contains a region encoding:
- a CDS encoding BlaI/MecI/CopY family transcriptional regulator, with product MEKLTQQEEEAMLTIWETGGGFIKDFLEQMPEPKPPYTTLASTVKNLEKKGFLESEKLGNTYRYAPRIKAEDYKKRFMKSFVGDYFKNSYKELVAFFAKDQKISAEELQEIINMIENRKTE from the coding sequence ATGGAAAAACTAACCCAACAAGAAGAAGAAGCCATGCTCACCATATGGGAAACCGGCGGCGGCTTCATCAAAGATTTCCTGGAACAAATGCCTGAGCCCAAGCCACCTTATACCACGCTGGCCTCTACGGTGAAGAATCTCGAGAAAAAAGGCTTCCTGGAGAGCGAAAAGCTGGGCAACACCTATCGCTATGCTCCCCGCATAAAAGCCGAAGACTATAAAAAGCGCTTCATGAAAAGCTTTGTGGGCGATTACTTTAAAAACTCTTACAAAGAACTGGTGGCCTTTTTTGCCAAAGACCAGAAAATTAGCGCCGAAGAGCTGCAGGAGATTATTAACATGATCGAGAACAGAAAAACCGAATAG
- the rplM gene encoding 50S ribosomal protein L13: MDHLSYKTLNVSKKTANKGWVIVDAGQGSLGRVASEIAKILKGKNKPSYTPNADCGDNVIVINSDNVRFTGRKWDQKYYLSHTGYPGGQRRTSPRELKAKSSTLLVERAVRGMLPKGPLGRELFRNLHVFAGSEHPFAAQQPKELTFNI, encoded by the coding sequence ATGGACCATTTAAGTTATAAGACCCTAAATGTCAGCAAGAAGACAGCCAACAAAGGCTGGGTGATTGTTGATGCAGGGCAAGGAAGCTTGGGTCGCGTGGCGTCTGAAATCGCCAAGATCCTGAAAGGCAAGAACAAGCCTTCGTACACGCCAAACGCTGACTGCGGTGACAACGTGATCGTTATCAACTCTGATAATGTACGTTTCACAGGTCGCAAGTGGGATCAGAAGTACTACCTGTCGCACACTGGTTACCCAGGTGGTCAGAGAAGAACTTCTCCACGTGAGCTAAAGGCTAAATCATCAACGCTGCTCGTAGAGCGCGCAGTTCGTGGCATGTTGCCTAAGGGCCCACTAGGTCGCGAGCTATTCCGTAATCTTCATGTTTTTGCAGGTAGCGAGCATCCATTTGCAGCTCAGCAGCCTAAAGAATTAACCTTCAACATCTAA
- a CDS encoding M56 family metallopeptidase — protein MPELLLYLLKVNVALVLFYLAYHVALRRLTFYHLNRLFLVFGIVFSTVYPLIDLSELFAYNQPIANAYIVTIPAWALTSQTIAQTPTFDYWQLPVYLFWAGFIVMLGRFIVQFISLYKIHKVSEPANYKSIDFRKATSINHAFSFWQTIYLNPEQHKRDELEQILHHELIHITGWHTLDVLLAELSTVFYWFNPGAWLMKKAVKENLEFIADQNVVNTGVDKKEYQYLLLKVVGATQPQIANQFNFPSLKRRIAMMNKMPTSKANRLRLLIALPLAVTLLFAFRSAAEVDVSDMTGYTKLGPDIYIKQGPTFQSACWTAPNTLTITPVNGGKTENYQLDNKQDIATAISKYGLYLPDNELYEKLTASKPEATKQKNADTENTQGDKLPKELVQHLKKNPAVKSVRGKVVDNRNAVVIGLKGGGTEVYYLDDAKSIAELERKYNLPELPPPPPPAPAAPDAEELPPPPPPVRQEQNQLKAPAGVVYYIDGKEDKSEAYKNLDPKEIHSVNVYKNESAEKVFGKSAAKGVISIITTKNKDSRQVQEFMQKLPALPAPPPPVKELPTPPSGQGQAFIFSPAGNDYYKDNLPEDYIAFLKRNPQVKQVSWKFTDKKEYNLESVVILLKSGKSEEYHFNQNYTIPALEEKYGELPALPAPPPPVKAKSTIDKRESSVTKPVKRNTYAQLDTLKGTAAQIRKVLYERQKAGEPPVDNLILFTKNSKGEGIDVFAKLNGTKIESVKALATAN, from the coding sequence ATGCCTGAACTGCTTTTATACTTGCTTAAAGTAAATGTGGCGCTGGTACTGTTTTACCTGGCTTACCATGTTGCGCTTCGTCGGCTCACCTTCTACCACCTTAACCGGCTTTTCCTGGTGTTTGGAATCGTGTTCTCTACGGTGTACCCACTTATAGACTTATCGGAGCTGTTTGCATACAACCAGCCTATTGCCAATGCCTATATAGTAACGATACCTGCCTGGGCCCTGACAAGCCAGACTATAGCACAAACCCCAACATTCGATTACTGGCAACTGCCGGTGTACCTCTTCTGGGCCGGGTTTATAGTTATGCTGGGGCGGTTTATAGTTCAGTTTATATCGCTCTACAAAATTCACAAAGTGTCGGAGCCGGCCAACTATAAAAGCATTGACTTCAGGAAGGCTACAAGTATAAACCATGCTTTCTCTTTCTGGCAAACCATATACCTTAACCCCGAGCAGCACAAACGCGACGAGCTGGAACAGATACTGCACCATGAGCTGATACATATTACCGGCTGGCATACCCTGGATGTGCTGCTGGCAGAGTTGAGTACTGTGTTTTACTGGTTTAACCCGGGCGCATGGCTCATGAAAAAGGCTGTGAAAGAAAACCTGGAGTTTATTGCCGACCAGAATGTGGTAAACACCGGAGTAGATAAAAAAGAATACCAATACCTTTTACTGAAAGTTGTAGGCGCCACGCAACCTCAGATTGCCAATCAATTCAATTTTCCATCACTAAAAAGAAGAATTGCCATGATGAACAAAATGCCTACCTCAAAAGCTAACCGGCTCAGGTTGCTGATAGCTTTGCCACTTGCAGTTACCCTCTTATTTGCTTTCCGGAGTGCTGCAGAAGTTGACGTATCAGATATGACAGGCTACACTAAACTTGGTCCTGATATTTATATTAAGCAAGGCCCTACTTTCCAGTCTGCCTGCTGGACAGCTCCCAACACATTAACTATAACTCCTGTAAATGGCGGTAAGACAGAAAACTACCAACTAGACAATAAGCAGGACATAGCTACAGCAATTAGTAAATATGGCTTATACCTGCCTGACAATGAGCTTTACGAAAAGCTTACAGCCAGCAAACCTGAAGCTACGAAACAGAAAAACGCTGACACAGAGAATACGCAGGGCGATAAGCTTCCAAAAGAGCTTGTTCAACATCTAAAGAAAAACCCTGCTGTAAAAAGCGTACGAGGCAAAGTGGTAGACAACAGAAATGCAGTGGTAATAGGCCTAAAAGGAGGTGGCACTGAAGTATATTACCTGGATGACGCTAAAAGTATAGCCGAGCTTGAGAGAAAATACAATTTACCAGAACTGCCACCACCCCCACCACCTGCACCTGCAGCCCCGGACGCCGAAGAATTACCTCCACCTCCGCCACCGGTTAGGCAAGAACAAAACCAGCTAAAAGCCCCAGCCGGAGTAGTTTACTATATTGATGGTAAGGAAGATAAAAGCGAAGCTTACAAAAACCTTGACCCTAAAGAAATCCACAGTGTTAATGTATACAAAAATGAAAGCGCTGAGAAAGTATTTGGGAAAAGTGCAGCCAAGGGTGTAATCTCTATCATAACAACGAAGAACAAAGACTCCCGACAGGTTCAGGAGTTTATGCAGAAGTTGCCAGCACTTCCTGCACCGCCGCCGCCAGTAAAGGAGCTACCTACACCGCCAAGCGGCCAGGGTCAAGCTTTTATATTTAGCCCAGCTGGTAATGATTACTATAAAGACAACCTGCCTGAAGACTATATAGCTTTTCTGAAGCGGAACCCGCAGGTAAAGCAGGTAAGCTGGAAGTTTACGGATAAGAAAGAATATAACCTGGAATCGGTAGTGATATTACTAAAGTCTGGCAAAAGCGAAGAATATCATTTTAACCAAAACTATACAATACCTGCCCTCGAAGAAAAGTATGGTGAACTACCTGCTTTGCCAGCTCCTCCACCGCCTGTGAAGGCCAAATCCACTATAGATAAAAGGGAATCATCTGTAACCAAGCCGGTAAAAAGAAACACATATGCACAACTAGACACCCTGAAAGGTACAGCTGCACAGATCAGGAAAGTGCTTTATGAGAGGCAAAAAGCTGGTGAACCACCTGTTGATAATCTTATCTTATTCACTAAAAACAGCAAAGGCGAAGGAATAGATGTTTTCGCAAAGTTAAACGGGACTAAAATTGAGAGTGTAAAGGCTTTAGCAACAGCCAACTAA
- a CDS encoding TlpA family protein disulfide reductase translates to MMLSYFTAYLLFNLLVYSSNQEVINATTAQDTNYRILTQVSKRLSELKAIRYQYKRELNYASEDYFHELVVDTYLEFTPTDNTLGFRYQADDEQHFQVNNGSEIFILNKNSKAATIDRKPTLNSVQHVSFLYNSPVTLRHMLPHILKDNTITKTVTDTTLNGNNYYAISFELKDKAMNNVNGYRELVTGVTIRYQLLIDPTNYFPVEVLQRNTLNNDFIRTRFTTIDFTPVAPSMDSWYYSSYLGEYKTSTQISESKPESKEEIVLKVNDAANDFALNMLDGSTIKLSELKGKVVLINFWATWCAPCLLEFYDFPAKIIEPNKNNDFVLLPISRGETKEKVAKKMADLKKKGIDFPVGVDPDEVIWKQYATGGIPQNFLIDKNGLVRYVSVGYGKENIEKLAKKIQELLKE, encoded by the coding sequence ATGATGCTCTCATATTTTACTGCATATTTGCTTTTTAACCTCCTGGTTTATAGTTCAAATCAGGAGGTTATTAATGCTACCACTGCCCAGGACACTAATTACAGGATTTTAACACAGGTAAGTAAAAGGCTCAGCGAACTGAAGGCTATCCGCTACCAATATAAAAGAGAGCTAAATTATGCGTCGGAAGATTATTTTCATGAACTGGTAGTAGATACCTATCTCGAATTTACACCAACTGATAATACCTTAGGCTTCCGGTACCAAGCAGATGATGAGCAGCATTTTCAGGTAAATAATGGATCAGAAATATTCATCCTCAACAAAAATAGCAAAGCAGCAACTATAGACAGGAAACCAACGCTGAACAGTGTTCAGCATGTATCGTTCTTATATAACTCTCCGGTTACATTGCGCCACATGCTGCCTCATATACTTAAGGACAACACCATTACCAAAACTGTAACTGATACTACGCTTAACGGCAACAACTATTACGCTATCAGCTTTGAGCTAAAGGATAAAGCCATGAATAATGTCAATGGTTACAGAGAACTGGTGACAGGCGTAACTATACGATACCAACTGCTGATAGACCCGACTAACTACTTCCCGGTAGAGGTACTACAGCGCAACACCCTGAATAACGATTTTATCAGAACCCGCTTTACAACTATAGATTTTACACCCGTTGCACCTTCAATGGATTCCTGGTATTATTCCAGCTACTTAGGAGAATATAAGACCAGTACTCAAATCAGCGAAAGTAAGCCTGAAAGCAAGGAGGAAATAGTTTTAAAAGTAAACGATGCTGCAAACGATTTTGCCCTGAACATGCTGGATGGCTCAACTATAAAGCTGTCTGAGCTAAAAGGGAAAGTGGTACTGATCAATTTCTGGGCTACCTGGTGCGCTCCGTGCCTGCTGGAGTTTTACGACTTTCCAGCAAAGATTATAGAACCCAATAAAAACAACGACTTTGTGCTGCTGCCAATCTCAAGGGGAGAAACGAAAGAGAAAGTAGCTAAGAAGATGGCAGATCTGAAGAAAAAAGGCATCGACTTTCCTGTAGGCGTTGACCCTGACGAAGTAATCTGGAAGCAATATGCCACGGGCGGTATTCCTCAGAATTTCCTGATAGACAAAAATGGCCTGGTTCGCTATGTATCTGTGGGGTATGGAAAAGAGAACATAGAAAAACTAGCTAAGAAAATCCAGGAACTTCTGAAGGAATAA